The following are from one region of the Ruficoccus sp. ZRK36 genome:
- a CDS encoding GspE/PulE family protein — protein sequence MALARIQAAIVNNLRELNRLTQEQANQIIQTDKELSGDEVEKLLMKDFEISEFQLLVAKSRACGLSPYNAHNFRKDERTFERLDQDFCKENKVLPIGLVGNYMVIALSNPFDLTVRNRVQEVTRRKVHALLAVERDILHHLQSEEKAEVRVAEGFGDVVEALDMEFSMEEGEIDEDSDAEESAPIIQLANRIIEDAYYSGGSDIHIEPAEKSCRVRVRVDGVLTEKLNLSPKVAGALLARIKVMSNLDIAEKRLPQDGRIVFQQFTKKPINIDLRVATAPLNHGEGAVMRILDKSKSTLPLTALGFEPENLDIYRDLITRPYGMILHCGPTGSGKSMTLYSALNEINSPEICIRTAEDPIEYTLHGLCQMQMQRKIGLTFANALRAFLRQDPDVILVGEIRDKETASIAVEAALTGHMLFSTLHTNDAPSTIARLTDMGIEPFMLSASLVCVCAQRLMRRVCKTCRQSYEPVERELDILSRAIGWKEGDGNIYRANRTGCPSCGGKGYRGRIGIHELMQISELLIEGINKEVETSELKRIAMYTGMYTLHQDSMKKVRHGITTMEEAIATVPPDLEDLEAMAEEFELQSQLKEKAKADRKLQLAKPGETD from the coding sequence ATGGCACTCGCACGCATCCAGGCCGCTATCGTCAACAACCTCCGGGAGTTGAATCGCCTGACACAGGAGCAGGCCAACCAGATCATCCAGACCGATAAGGAGCTCTCCGGCGATGAGGTTGAGAAGCTCCTGATGAAGGACTTCGAGATCAGCGAGTTTCAGCTTCTGGTGGCCAAGAGCCGTGCCTGTGGCCTCAGCCCCTACAATGCTCACAACTTTCGCAAGGATGAGCGGACCTTTGAGCGCCTGGACCAGGATTTCTGCAAGGAGAACAAGGTTCTCCCTATCGGGCTCGTCGGTAACTACATGGTTATCGCCCTGTCCAATCCCTTTGACCTGACCGTCCGCAACAGAGTGCAGGAGGTGACGCGGCGCAAGGTCCATGCTTTGCTTGCGGTTGAGCGCGACATCCTCCACCACCTGCAGTCTGAGGAAAAGGCCGAGGTGCGCGTCGCCGAAGGCTTTGGCGATGTGGTCGAGGCACTCGACATGGAGTTCTCCATGGAAGAGGGCGAGATCGACGAGGATTCCGACGCCGAAGAGTCCGCCCCCATCATCCAGCTGGCCAACCGTATCATCGAGGATGCCTACTACTCGGGTGGCAGTGACATCCACATCGAGCCCGCTGAAAAATCCTGCCGCGTGCGTGTACGTGTGGACGGTGTGCTGACGGAAAAGCTGAACCTCTCTCCCAAGGTCGCCGGTGCTCTTCTCGCGCGTATCAAGGTCATGTCAAATCTCGACATCGCCGAGAAGCGTCTCCCGCAGGACGGCCGTATCGTCTTCCAGCAGTTTACGAAAAAGCCGATCAATATCGACCTTCGTGTCGCGACCGCCCCGCTCAACCACGGCGAGGGCGCGGTCATGCGTATCCTCGACAAGAGCAAGTCAACGCTGCCGTTGACGGCCTTGGGTTTTGAGCCGGAAAACCTCGATATCTACCGTGACCTGATCACCCGCCCCTATGGGATGATCCTGCACTGTGGGCCGACCGGCTCCGGTAAGTCGATGACGCTGTACTCCGCGCTGAACGAAATTAACTCGCCTGAGATTTGTATCCGCACCGCTGAGGACCCGATCGAGTACACCCTGCACGGACTCTGCCAGATGCAGATGCAGCGTAAGATCGGGCTGACCTTCGCCAATGCCCTGCGCGCCTTTCTGCGTCAGGACCCGGATGTCATTCTGGTGGGGGAAATCCGAGACAAGGAAACGGCCAGTATCGCGGTTGAGGCCGCGCTCACCGGCCACATGCTTTTCAGTACCCTGCACACCAATGACGCCCCGAGCACGATTGCGCGTCTGACGGATATGGGTATCGAGCCCTTTATGCTCTCAGCCTCGCTGGTCTGCGTCTGCGCTCAGCGTCTCATGCGTCGCGTCTGTAAGACCTGCCGCCAGTCCTACGAGCCCGTTGAGCGCGAATTGGATATTCTCTCTAGAGCTATCGGCTGGAAAGAAGGCGACGGCAATATCTACCGCGCAAACCGCACGGGCTGTCCGAGCTGCGGCGGTAAAGGCTACCGAGGCCGAATCGGTATCCATGAGCTGATGCAGATCTCCGAGCTCCTCATCGAGGGGATCAACAAAGAGGTCGAGACCTCCGAGCTCAAGCGCATCGCCATGTACACCGGGATGTATACGCTTCACCAGGACAGTATGAAAAAGGTGCGTCACGGCATCACCACGATGGAGGAAGCCATCGCCACTGTACCGCCGGACCTCGAAGACCTGGAGGCCATGGCCGAGGAGTTCGAGCTCCAGAGCCAGTTGAAGGAGAAGGCCAAAGCCGACCGCAAGCTCCAGCTGGCCAAGCCCGGCGAGACCGATTAG
- a CDS encoding response regulator has translation MPQKILVLDDEENYAKMLHSLLEQHSFLVDSATKPEVALRALQEYGYDLVISDYKMPVMDGADFLQKARQINPDLPVILVSGLMNTPELVKVANMSVTLVLEKPIDIEHFLSHVKRFVQPLSEDEFHRQKRLQSAERDAIPDEEGRSYVRSYPTGSRYVADESVSMQMFLDEVWLSSREQAHLFLRAPAGSEFELLLREVSHWQTQPAERLILINVANEVSPGVRAQLMTPEDGLSSVVGVCGYAHASYERQEAWVDVFRDAAESFLFVHLVDESLFSDGPPPINPELKELLLEKHSIWPPLRERWADMALYAQRLLTRYAEKSASPESAELSGNALSVMFRHDWPGNYRELADALRRVVGLTVDGPVSGRQLASIFARNGLDAHLGAVPSLKDFLKAQQSLLLRDMLHGSGEPLDKLLEQLGVDALQASADSQPEDLELIYPDLLNPPS, from the coding sequence ATGCCGCAAAAGATTCTCGTACTCGACGACGAAGAAAATTACGCCAAGATGCTGCACTCCCTCTTGGAGCAGCACAGCTTTCTCGTCGATTCCGCTACCAAGCCCGAGGTCGCTCTGCGGGCGCTGCAGGAGTACGGCTACGATCTGGTTATCTCGGACTATAAGATGCCCGTCATGGACGGGGCAGACTTTTTACAGAAAGCCCGCCAGATCAACCCGGACCTACCGGTGATCCTTGTCTCGGGCCTGATGAATACTCCTGAGCTGGTCAAGGTGGCGAACATGAGCGTCACGCTCGTGCTGGAAAAGCCCATCGATATCGAGCACTTCCTTTCTCATGTGAAGCGCTTTGTCCAACCGCTGAGCGAGGACGAATTTCACCGGCAGAAGCGTTTACAATCTGCCGAGCGAGACGCGATCCCGGATGAGGAGGGACGCAGCTATGTCCGCAGCTATCCGACGGGCAGCCGCTACGTGGCCGATGAGTCCGTGTCCATGCAGATGTTTCTGGACGAGGTCTGGCTATCCTCCCGCGAGCAGGCACACTTGTTTTTAAGGGCACCTGCCGGATCCGAGTTTGAGCTGCTGCTGCGCGAGGTCTCCCATTGGCAGACCCAGCCCGCTGAGCGCCTCATCCTGATCAATGTCGCCAACGAGGTCTCTCCGGGTGTCCGGGCTCAACTCATGACGCCCGAGGACGGGCTGAGCAGCGTAGTTGGTGTCTGCGGCTATGCGCATGCCAGCTACGAGCGGCAGGAGGCCTGGGTCGATGTTTTCCGGGATGCTGCCGAGTCATTCCTTTTCGTCCACCTGGTGGATGAGTCACTCTTTTCGGACGGACCGCCACCGATTAACCCCGAGTTAAAAGAGCTCTTGCTGGAGAAGCACAGTATCTGGCCGCCTCTACGCGAGCGATGGGCCGATATGGCGCTCTACGCCCAGCGTCTGCTGACGCGCTACGCGGAGAAGTCCGCCTCTCCCGAGAGTGCCGAGCTCTCGGGGAATGCCTTGTCTGTCATGTTCCGCCATGACTGGCCGGGTAACTACCGCGAGCTCGCCGACGCCTTGAGGCGTGTGGTTGGGCTTACTGTGGATGGACCGGTGAGCGGCCGCCAGCTGGCCTCTATTTTTGCCCGCAATGGGCTCGACGCCCATTTGGGCGCTGTCCCTTCGCTCAAGGATTTCCTCAAGGCTCAGCAGAGCCTGTTGCTGCGGGACATGCTCCACGGCTCGGGTGAGCCACTGGACAAGCTGCTTGAGCAGCTCGGTGTGGATGCTTTGCAGGCTTCCGCCGACAGCCAGCCAGAAGACCTGGAGCTGATCTACCCCGACCTCCTTAACCCCCCGTCCTGA
- the gap gene encoding type I glyceraldehyde-3-phosphate dehydrogenase, translating into MAIKVGINGFGRIGRLVFRALVDKGLLGSEIEVVAINDLVPADNLAYLLKYDSIQGAFSGTVEAPDDDTLIVNGQTIKSLSIKEGPAALPWGELGVDVVIESTGLFVEDKKAMGHIEAGAKKVIISAPGKGDGVKTVVLGVNCDSLSADDNIISNASCTTNCLAPITKVILDNYGIVEGLMTTVHSYTATQKTVDGPSRKDWKGGRSAAINIIPSTTGAAKAVGLVLPEVKGKLTGMAFRVPTPTVSVVDLTVRLEKPATYEAICAKMKEASEGPLKGILGYTEDEVVSSDFIHCGLSSIFDAGSGLSLNDNFVKLVSWYDNEWGYSNRCVELLQKVSKFL; encoded by the coding sequence ATGGCAATCAAAGTAGGTATTAACGGATTCGGCCGCATCGGGCGGCTGGTGTTCAGAGCGCTGGTAGACAAGGGTCTGCTCGGCAGTGAAATCGAAGTCGTCGCTATTAACGACCTCGTTCCCGCCGACAACCTGGCTTACCTCCTCAAGTATGACTCCATCCAGGGCGCCTTCAGCGGCACCGTGGAAGCCCCGGACGACGATACGCTCATCGTCAACGGCCAAACGATCAAGTCCCTTTCCATCAAGGAAGGCCCCGCCGCCCTGCCGTGGGGTGAGCTCGGTGTCGACGTCGTGATCGAGTCCACCGGTCTGTTCGTTGAGGACAAGAAGGCCATGGGCCACATCGAAGCCGGTGCCAAGAAGGTCATCATCTCCGCCCCCGGTAAGGGTGACGGCGTGAAGACCGTCGTTCTCGGTGTCAACTGCGACAGCCTGTCCGCCGACGACAACATCATCTCCAACGCTTCCTGCACGACCAACTGTCTGGCCCCGATCACCAAGGTTATCCTCGATAACTACGGCATCGTCGAAGGTCTGATGACCACGGTCCACAGCTACACCGCCACCCAGAAGACCGTTGACGGCCCGAGCCGCAAGGACTGGAAGGGCGGCCGCAGCGCAGCTATCAACATCATCCCCTCCACCACCGGTGCCGCCAAGGCTGTCGGCCTCGTGCTGCCGGAAGTTAAGGGTAAGCTGACCGGGATGGCCTTCCGCGTGCCGACCCCGACCGTGTCCGTCGTTGACCTGACGGTCCGCCTCGAAAAGCCGGCCACCTACGAAGCTATCTGCGCCAAGATGAAGGAAGCCTCCGAAGGCCCCCTCAAGGGCATCCTCGGCTACACCGAAGACGAAGTGGTCAGCAGCGACTTCATCCACTGCGGCCTGAGCTCGATCTTCGACGCTGGCAGCGGCCTGTCCCTGAACGACAACTTCGTGAAGCTGGTTTCCTGGTACGACAACGAATGGGGTTACTCCAACCGTTGCGTGGAACTGCTCCAGAAGGTTTCTAAGTTCCTCTAA
- a CDS encoding alpha-amylase family glycosyl hydrolase: protein MCADVFFEAKWINHQRGIVFLNEDWLDPGLPPLFLNPGKQALKKIEPASPQEYAKLSGYYAEGKRIIFFLWPEHFPNLDWKENSFYVAGEFNGWDKAIGKARWQMTPDRYQGRLCFSLSVPASKVCASGDAVRFKFVSGEGEWQMTPLDAPNREVEGDGTHPFLLDPGRTGRHVFYFEPPHEHHILGHEKLLWKDKANRQECPIAYGHLLLALGTDAQLGVLMAAGKTIFRLFAPRATRVTVTVYRNLDGSGAQSHDLVRVNDNIWERVHPGNLHGWYYHYSVDGDNESEFSHFDPDFKILDPYALATVSHVGPGIVYDPDKLPRPHRRHTPPAWHDLVIMETHVRDLLAHAEADLSADEREGFAGLAKWLRSDNCYLKDSGINAVELQPVQENDARSRDEYHWGYMTCNFFSPESSYGTEPEKASQIHEFKDMVDAFHEQDMAVILDVVYNHVGEPAHLLFIDKLYYFETDHKGNLMNWSGCGNDFSAHTPMGRRLMIDSLVHLVKTYDVDGFRFDLAELIGVDVLRDVEKALKAVKPSIIIIAEPWSFRGHIAQALRHTGIASWNDGYRDFIGRYVRGEANRDQFRYFVSGSPHYFAMFPAQTVNYAASHDDMCWLDKITENADNNGSWPSANDRRRTHLMCALLMASLGIPMLAEGQDLLHSKQGVNNSYQRGDLNALDYSRRRQYPTTADYFRSWTAFRRSQAGRLFRLNGRQSDGYLKFFEDGDTSAIAVLYNADLTNGHEQILFAINPHFDGYALPVDVEPKHFRQLADHERFETHGLTTGLVRWEDGYLHLPPLSCALWVKK from the coding sequence ATGTGCGCCGACGTTTTTTTTGAAGCCAAATGGATCAACCACCAGCGCGGGATTGTGTTCCTGAACGAGGACTGGTTGGACCCCGGCCTGCCGCCCCTTTTTCTCAATCCCGGTAAGCAGGCGCTCAAAAAGATCGAGCCGGCCTCGCCGCAGGAGTACGCCAAGCTCTCAGGCTACTACGCCGAGGGTAAACGGATCATTTTCTTCCTCTGGCCTGAGCACTTCCCGAATCTCGACTGGAAGGAGAACTCGTTCTACGTGGCCGGTGAATTTAACGGCTGGGATAAGGCGATCGGTAAGGCCCGCTGGCAGATGACGCCCGACCGCTATCAGGGGCGCCTGTGTTTCAGCCTCAGCGTACCGGCCAGCAAGGTCTGTGCGTCGGGGGATGCGGTGCGCTTCAAGTTCGTCTCCGGCGAGGGTGAGTGGCAGATGACGCCGCTGGATGCCCCGAACCGTGAAGTCGAGGGCGACGGCACACACCCCTTTCTGCTCGACCCCGGTCGTACCGGGCGCCACGTGTTCTATTTCGAGCCTCCGCACGAGCACCACATCCTCGGGCATGAGAAGCTCCTGTGGAAGGATAAGGCCAACCGCCAGGAGTGCCCCATCGCCTACGGGCACCTGTTGCTCGCGCTGGGGACGGATGCTCAGCTCGGCGTCCTCATGGCCGCCGGTAAGACCATCTTCCGGCTCTTCGCTCCACGTGCGACGCGCGTGACCGTGACCGTGTACCGGAACCTCGACGGCTCCGGTGCGCAGAGCCACGACCTGGTCCGCGTGAACGATAACATCTGGGAGCGTGTCCATCCCGGTAACCTCCACGGCTGGTACTACCACTACAGCGTGGATGGGGACAACGAGAGCGAGTTCAGCCACTTCGACCCAGACTTTAAAATCCTCGACCCCTACGCCCTGGCCACCGTTAGCCATGTGGGGCCAGGTATTGTCTACGACCCTGACAAGCTCCCCCGCCCGCATCGGCGCCATACGCCTCCGGCCTGGCACGACCTTGTCATCATGGAGACGCATGTGCGCGACCTGCTGGCGCATGCCGAGGCTGATCTCTCCGCCGACGAGCGCGAGGGCTTTGCCGGGCTGGCCAAGTGGCTGCGCTCGGACAACTGCTACCTCAAGGACTCGGGCATCAACGCGGTCGAGCTCCAGCCGGTGCAGGAGAACGACGCCCGCAGCCGCGACGAGTATCACTGGGGCTACATGACGTGTAACTTTTTCTCCCCGGAGAGCTCCTACGGGACCGAGCCGGAGAAGGCTTCACAGATCCACGAGTTCAAGGACATGGTGGACGCCTTTCACGAGCAGGATATGGCCGTCATCCTCGACGTGGTTTATAACCACGTGGGCGAGCCTGCGCACCTGCTCTTTATCGACAAGCTCTACTACTTCGAGACGGACCATAAGGGCAACCTCATGAACTGGAGCGGCTGCGGGAACGACTTCAGCGCGCATACGCCGATGGGACGCCGCCTCATGATCGACAGCCTCGTCCACCTCGTGAAAACCTACGACGTGGATGGCTTCCGATTCGACCTGGCCGAGCTGATCGGGGTGGATGTGCTGCGTGATGTGGAAAAGGCCCTCAAGGCCGTGAAGCCTTCGATCATCATCATCGCCGAGCCGTGGAGCTTCCGCGGGCATATTGCCCAGGCCCTCCGCCATACCGGGATCGCCTCCTGGAACGACGGCTACCGGGACTTCATCGGCCGCTACGTGCGCGGCGAGGCCAACCGCGACCAGTTCCGCTATTTCGTATCCGGCTCGCCGCACTACTTTGCCATGTTCCCGGCGCAGACGGTCAACTACGCTGCCTCGCACGACGACATGTGCTGGCTGGACAAGATCACCGAGAACGCCGACAACAACGGCTCCTGGCCCAGCGCCAACGACCGCCGCCGCACGCACCTGATGTGCGCCCTGCTCATGGCCTCGCTCGGCATCCCCATGCTGGCCGAGGGGCAGGACCTGCTGCACTCCAAGCAGGGAGTCAACAACTCCTACCAGCGCGGCGACCTCAACGCTCTCGACTACTCGCGCCGCCGTCAGTACCCGACGACCGCCGACTACTTCCGCAGCTGGACGGCCTTCCGCCGCTCGCAGGCCGGGCGGCTCTTCCGCCTCAACGGCCGCCAGAGCGACGGCTATTTAAAGTTTTTCGAGGACGGCGACACCTCAGCCATCGCGGTGCTTTATAATGCCGACCTTACCAATGGCCACGAGCAGATCCTTTTCGCCATCAACCCGCACTTCGACGGCTACGCGCTGCCGGTGGATGTGGAGCCGAAGCACTTCCGCCAGCTCGCCGACCACGAGCGCTTCGAGACGCACGGCCTCACCACCGGCCTCGTCCGCTGGGAGGATGGCTACCTGCACCTGCCCCCGCTTAGCTGCGCCCTCTGGGTGAAGAAGTAG
- a CDS encoding response regulator: protein MGKRILILDDDSDFNNLLTDIFSQADYEVVSEQDPEKAVELFRGDEFDLVVTDQKMPGLTGEEFIREIKRLRPEIPVIMVSGYLDNDTIRNLIREGVGGVFLKPLNVFSLLKRTSALIESSQNDAERQATGQGTTETDAGEFEHGLSFSFESYPCRASASLEFAKKLYGLRGFKNNLVLIGEDGTDLASLLEDIRGFDEQSGEAFASLELSQLNEATLLETVKEAQQAGANRLTLMISRPDQMDYDQTENVYAAARKKGPFLAYSLPVRYIFFVNEDIDTLYDSGRVDDNLYMFFGTSEARVPPLREIRDDLPLIARREVASEAARLQLDSVPSLLAPAASFLREREWSSGMLGFKRVVRAAVAESKGDPISRELLEKICANANASRTEEAGNLKHMLQMRRDDYLKAVYRLSGNQVDLTAEVLGVDASMVDATVSPASDPSAKEGKS, encoded by the coding sequence ATGGGTAAAAGGATACTCATACTGGATGATGACTCAGACTTTAATAATCTGCTGACGGATATCTTTTCGCAGGCCGATTATGAAGTCGTTTCCGAGCAGGACCCTGAGAAAGCGGTCGAACTGTTTCGGGGAGACGAATTTGACTTGGTCGTCACCGACCAGAAAATGCCTGGACTGACTGGCGAGGAGTTTATTCGCGAGATTAAACGCCTGCGTCCCGAGATCCCGGTGATCATGGTCTCCGGCTATCTCGACAACGATACCATCCGGAATCTTATCCGCGAAGGCGTAGGCGGGGTTTTTCTGAAACCCCTGAATGTCTTCTCGCTGCTCAAGCGCACCTCGGCCCTGATTGAATCCAGTCAGAACGATGCCGAGCGTCAGGCCACAGGGCAGGGGACGACCGAGACCGATGCTGGCGAGTTTGAGCACGGCCTGTCCTTTTCCTTCGAGTCCTATCCGTGTCGTGCCAGCGCGAGTCTGGAGTTTGCGAAAAAGCTCTACGGGCTGCGCGGGTTCAAGAACAACCTGGTGCTGATCGGTGAAGATGGTACGGATCTGGCCAGTCTGCTGGAGGATATTCGAGGTTTTGATGAGCAGAGCGGAGAGGCATTTGCTTCGCTTGAGCTTTCACAGCTCAATGAAGCAACGCTGTTAGAGACGGTCAAAGAGGCTCAGCAGGCCGGTGCCAACCGCCTGACCCTCATGATCAGCCGCCCTGACCAGATGGACTATGATCAGACCGAAAACGTTTACGCGGCAGCCCGTAAGAAAGGTCCGTTCCTCGCGTATTCACTGCCGGTGCGGTACATCTTTTTTGTCAACGAGGACATCGATACGCTCTATGATAGTGGTCGTGTCGACGATAACCTCTACATGTTCTTCGGCACCTCCGAGGCGCGGGTACCTCCCTTGCGGGAGATTCGCGACGACCTGCCCTTGATTGCACGTCGTGAGGTAGCCTCCGAGGCCGCCCGTCTCCAGCTTGACTCGGTGCCTTCATTGCTTGCGCCGGCCGCCTCGTTTTTACGCGAGCGTGAATGGAGCAGCGGTATGCTCGGGTTTAAGCGCGTGGTGCGAGCAGCCGTTGCCGAGAGCAAGGGCGATCCTATCAGCCGTGAACTCCTGGAAAAGATTTGCGCGAACGCCAATGCCTCTCGCACGGAAGAGGCTGGGAATTTGAAGCACATGCTGCAGATGCGCCGTGATGACTACCTGAAGGCCGTTTACCGGCTCAGTGGCAATCAGGTGGATTTGACCGCCGAGGTGCTCGGTGTGGACGCTTCGATGGTTGATGCCACCGTGTCTCCGGCCTCGGATCCGTCAGCGAAGGAGGGTAAGTCATGA
- the mnmA gene encoding tRNA 2-thiouridine(34) synthase MnmA — MAKILVALSGGVDSAVAALLLKQQGHEVAAAYMRTWMNEEGSAILADCPWEEDIRQAKAVAAHLDIPFEVVNLIEEYRQHVVDYLIRGYRSGVTPNPDMMCNREMKFGVFAKYAREQGFDEVATGHYCRMGEQPDGSRHVLRGVDRNKDQSYFLALVRQEQLKMARFPIGELAKPRVRELAREHNLPNAARKDSQGICFLGKVDINAFLAAYIPDRPGQIVRAADGTVLGDHAGLHHFTLGQRKGLGIPSNTDFKNYVVTGKDFENNRLLVAFDEPDAPGLYGSDFTLRDISWASSPVTEARVIDIMPRYRDPQVKTDFTPQPDGSAKIRFHESQRALAPGQIAALYDGETLLGGGFYA, encoded by the coding sequence ATGGCGAAAATCCTGGTAGCCCTCTCGGGTGGCGTTGACAGCGCGGTAGCGGCGCTCCTGCTCAAGCAGCAGGGGCACGAGGTGGCTGCCGCCTACATGCGCACCTGGATGAACGAAGAAGGCAGCGCCATCCTCGCCGATTGCCCGTGGGAGGAGGACATCCGCCAGGCCAAAGCCGTGGCCGCGCATCTGGACATCCCCTTTGAGGTGGTCAACCTGATCGAGGAGTACCGCCAGCATGTCGTGGATTATCTGATACGGGGTTATCGCAGCGGCGTCACCCCCAACCCGGACATGATGTGCAACCGCGAGATGAAGTTCGGGGTCTTCGCCAAATACGCCCGTGAGCAGGGCTTCGACGAGGTAGCCACCGGCCACTACTGCCGCATGGGCGAGCAGCCGGACGGCTCACGCCATGTGCTGCGCGGCGTCGACCGTAACAAGGACCAATCGTACTTCCTCGCTCTGGTGCGGCAGGAGCAGCTCAAGATGGCACGCTTCCCCATCGGCGAGCTGGCCAAGCCCCGCGTGCGCGAGCTGGCCCGTGAGCACAATCTGCCCAACGCAGCCCGCAAGGACAGCCAGGGCATCTGCTTCCTCGGCAAGGTGGACATCAACGCCTTTCTGGCCGCCTACATCCCGGACCGCCCGGGCCAGATCGTGCGCGCCGCCGACGGCACCGTGCTCGGCGACCACGCCGGACTGCACCACTTTACGCTCGGCCAGCGCAAGGGCCTCGGCATCCCGAGCAATACCGACTTCAAGAACTACGTCGTCACCGGCAAGGACTTTGAAAACAACCGGCTGCTGGTCGCCTTTGACGAGCCGGACGCCCCCGGCCTGTATGGCAGCGATTTCACCCTGCGCGACATCAGCTGGGCCAGCAGCCCCGTGACCGAGGCCCGCGTGATCGACATCATGCCCCGCTACCGCGACCCGCAGGTGAAAACCGACTTCACACCCCAGCCCGACGGCAGCGCAAAGATCCGTTTCCACGAATCACAGCGTGCCCTCGCCCCCGGCCAGATCGCAGCGCTTTATGACGGCGAGACCCTCCTCGGGGGCGGATTTTACGCGTGA